In Chromatiaceae bacterium, a single genomic region encodes these proteins:
- a CDS encoding TIGR03751 family conjugal transfer lipoprotein, whose amino-acid sequence MRPRLKQVTVRLSTSLASVLLVAGCASTKEAVLPQDGPSMKAIYDAHFEAMGARDPRAVRGELGGRPLIPNEVPLDRYTRDAHNEFETTFPRLPNPSLRMYVFPHLATDERVPVPGYVTTFPMYERVEYALPGEVPSVGAGDTPKHDGGTR is encoded by the coding sequence ATGCGACCACGACTCAAGCAAGTCACCGTACGTCTCTCGACTAGCCTGGCCTCGGTCCTGTTGGTCGCCGGCTGCGCCAGTACCAAGGAGGCGGTGTTGCCGCAGGACGGCCCCTCGATGAAGGCCATCTACGATGCCCATTTCGAGGCGATGGGGGCGCGCGACCCCCGAGCCGTGCGAGGCGAGCTCGGCGGCCGACCGTTGATCCCGAACGAGGTGCCGCTCGACCGCTACACGCGCGATGCCCACAACGAGTTCGAGACGACCTTTCCCCGTCTGCCGAATCCGAGCTTGCGGATGTACGTGTTCCCGCACCTGGCGACCGATGAGCGCGTGCCGGTACCGGGTTATGTCACCACCTTTCCGATGTACGAGCGGGTCGAGTACGCCTTGCCCGGCGAGGTGCCTTCGGTTGGGGCAGGCGACACACCGAAACACGACGGCGGCACCCGTTGA
- a CDS encoding conjugative transfer ATPase translates to MTEAPSNDTPQRPAVRSADIRRGYDRPPSFTDLLPWVEYIPESRAFLLEDGVSVGALFELQPVGAEARTEAFMVQLRDAVQTALTEAIPELDDAPWILQVYVQDEPSLTRFQREAAAYAQPGARDSTFTRHYQVAVAAHLARISRPGGLFEDAAVTGTRWRGQTRRVRAVLYRRLKPGGRSPPAIEVEAALNDVATKWVAALASAGIRARRGSGEDLYTWLLPWFNPKPAPADGDPDKLLEITPYPGDEDLPYGYDFAERLTLGMPRSDNATATWWFDGLPHTLVTVQGLRRAPEIGHMTGERQAGDHVFALFDRLPEHTVMVLTLTLRPQDLTRNHINQVRRAAVGDSAEAALTREDADAVEREMAQGNKLYPLSIAFYLRGDDLNDLRTNTNHLNALLLPNGLQPITQEADLLALDAYIRNLPMAYDPHLDKLSRRSRLVFSRHTANLLPVYGRSRGTGHPGLVFFNRGAEPLVFDPLHREDRKKNAHMLILGPTGAGKSALLVYLLQQMAAVYRPRLFIIEAGGSFSLLGQHFAANGLTLNQVTLNPNADVSLPPFADALRLLEKERRLRIVEDPNALGDDEDDADAEGTGRDILGEMEIAARIMITGGDEREDARMTRADRLLIRNAIFLAAKTTRESGQDQVLTEDVVAALNTIGRDTSLPEHRRNRALEMGDGMALFCSGLAGHFFNRRGRRWPEADVTILEMGLLAREGYEDQLTVAYISMMSHINDLVERHQSDARPTLVVTDEGHIITTNPLLARYVVKITKMWRKLGAWFWIATQNLEDFPDASRKMLNMMEWWLCLVMPKEEIEQIARFKDLSAEQRSLLLSARKEPGKYVEGVVLSDNLEALFRNVPPPLSLALAMTEKHEKAERAEIMRERGCTELEAVRIVAERIATKRGG, encoded by the coding sequence ATGACAGAAGCCCCCTCAAACGACACGCCGCAGAGACCGGCCGTGCGCTCCGCCGATATCAGGCGCGGCTATGACCGCCCGCCGTCCTTCACCGATCTGCTGCCCTGGGTGGAATACATCCCGGAGAGTCGCGCCTTCCTGCTCGAGGACGGCGTGAGTGTCGGTGCCCTGTTCGAGCTGCAGCCGGTGGGCGCCGAGGCGCGCACGGAGGCCTTTATGGTCCAACTGCGCGATGCCGTGCAGACCGCACTGACCGAGGCGATCCCCGAGCTCGACGATGCCCCGTGGATCCTGCAGGTCTATGTGCAGGACGAACCGAGTCTGACCCGGTTTCAGCGCGAGGCGGCGGCCTATGCGCAGCCGGGCGCACGCGATTCGACCTTCACCCGGCACTACCAGGTGGCCGTGGCCGCGCATCTGGCGCGGATCAGTCGACCGGGCGGCCTATTCGAAGATGCTGCGGTCACCGGCACCCGCTGGCGCGGTCAGACCCGGCGCGTCCGTGCCGTGCTCTATCGGCGGCTGAAGCCAGGAGGCAGAAGTCCGCCCGCCATCGAGGTCGAGGCGGCCCTGAACGATGTGGCGACCAAGTGGGTGGCGGCGCTGGCCAGTGCCGGTATACGTGCCCGGCGGGGCAGCGGCGAGGATCTCTACACTTGGCTGTTGCCCTGGTTCAATCCGAAACCAGCGCCCGCCGACGGCGACCCGGACAAGCTGCTTGAGATCACTCCCTATCCCGGCGACGAGGACCTGCCGTATGGGTACGACTTTGCCGAGCGGCTGACCCTCGGCATGCCCCGTTCGGACAACGCCACGGCCACCTGGTGGTTCGATGGTCTGCCGCACACCCTGGTCACGGTGCAGGGTCTGCGACGCGCGCCCGAGATCGGGCATATGACCGGTGAACGGCAGGCCGGCGACCATGTGTTTGCCCTGTTCGACCGCCTGCCCGAGCACACCGTCATGGTCCTGACCCTGACGCTGCGACCACAGGACCTGACCCGAAACCACATCAACCAGGTCAGACGGGCCGCGGTCGGCGATTCCGCGGAGGCCGCGCTGACCCGCGAGGACGCCGATGCCGTCGAGCGCGAAATGGCCCAGGGTAACAAGCTCTACCCGTTGAGCATCGCCTTCTACCTGCGTGGCGACGACCTCAACGATCTGCGCACCAACACCAACCACCTGAATGCCCTGTTGCTGCCGAACGGCCTGCAGCCGATCACGCAGGAGGCCGATCTCCTGGCACTGGATGCCTACATCCGCAACCTGCCGATGGCCTACGATCCGCACCTCGACAAGCTGAGCCGCCGCTCACGCCTGGTGTTTTCGCGCCACACCGCGAACCTGCTGCCGGTCTATGGGCGATCGCGCGGCACCGGACATCCGGGCCTGGTGTTCTTCAATCGGGGCGCCGAGCCGCTGGTCTTCGATCCACTGCACCGGGAGGATCGCAAGAAGAACGCCCACATGCTGATCCTTGGCCCGACCGGGGCCGGCAAGTCGGCACTCCTGGTCTATCTGCTGCAGCAGATGGCGGCGGTCTACCGGCCACGCCTGTTCATTATCGAGGCCGGGGGCTCGTTCTCGCTGCTCGGTCAGCATTTCGCGGCGAACGGCCTGACGCTGAATCAGGTGACCCTGAATCCCAATGCCGATGTCAGCCTGCCGCCGTTTGCCGATGCGCTCAGGCTGCTGGAGAAAGAACGCCGGCTGCGCATCGTCGAAGACCCGAACGCCCTCGGCGACGACGAAGACGACGCGGACGCGGAGGGCACCGGCCGCGACATCCTGGGTGAGATGGAGATCGCCGCACGCATCATGATCACCGGCGGCGACGAGCGCGAGGACGCACGCATGACCCGCGCCGACCGGCTGCTCATCCGCAATGCCATCTTCCTCGCCGCGAAGACCACCCGGGAGTCAGGCCAGGACCAGGTGCTCACAGAGGATGTCGTTGCTGCCCTCAACACGATTGGTCGCGACACCAGCCTGCCCGAGCACCGCCGCAACCGGGCGCTGGAGATGGGCGACGGCATGGCGCTGTTCTGCTCGGGCCTGGCAGGCCACTTCTTCAATCGCCGCGGCAGGCGATGGCCGGAGGCCGACGTCACCATCCTGGAGATGGGCCTGCTGGCGCGAGAGGGCTACGAAGACCAGCTCACCGTCGCCTACATCTCGATGATGAGTCACATCAACGATCTGGTCGAACGTCATCAGAGCGATGCCCGGCCGACGCTCGTGGTCACCGACGAGGGCCATATCATCACGACCAATCCCTTACTGGCCCGTTACGTGGTCAAGATCACCAAGATGTGGCGCAAGCTCGGGGCCTGGTTCTGGATCGCCACCCAGAACCTCGAAGACTTCCCGGACGCCAGCCGCAAGATGCTCAATATGATGGAGTGGTGGCTCTGCCTGGTTATGCCCAAGGAGGAGATCGAACAGATCGCGCGGTTCAAGGATCTGTCGGCGGAGCAGCGCAGCCTGCTGCTGTCAGCCCGCAAGGAACCGGGCAAGTACGTCGAGGGGGTGGTGCTATCCGACAACCTGGAGGCGCTGTTCCGCAATGTCCCACCGCCATTGTCGCTGGCACTGGCGATGACCGAAAAGCACGA
- a CDS encoding TIGR03752 family integrating conjugative element protein: protein MAIATSNRLLPILAGSVLLILVFVTTKSCSPDEEAAVVLDSVPEAPAPDADTPADTIKTLTANVAAMTTEVEALRRDNAALRRENQGLMTSRTQIEENVATRLKRELLAREKTQANRDRIDAGVLSSLTARVDALAESLSKPQTLAPANDIPVGLGLDGLGHGAADEIRWIEPLDHQPVGPKKDARTGPGMLHRVTRIAGGYLDTATTKTGEVAGGVGERIERARTRPVYTVPRNATLIGSTAMTALVGRVPVQGQVRDPMPFKIITGADNLAANGLTVPGVQGMVWSGTAVGDWTLSCVTGRLDSVTFVFDDGTIRTLSSDDRQAGSGGADEPLGWISDAQGIPCISGARKTNAPAFLSQRIGVMAIQAAAQAAAAAETTSVVSDAGSVTNSVTGEAGTYVLGKTVEGGSNEVAKWLLERQAQSFDAVFVSAGTPVAIHVDHELPIDLDPIGRKLTHATTTQASHRTSLD from the coding sequence ATGGCGATCGCGACCAGCAATCGACTCCTCCCGATCCTCGCCGGCAGCGTGTTGCTGATCCTGGTATTCGTGACCACGAAGTCGTGCTCTCCGGACGAGGAGGCCGCGGTGGTGCTCGACAGTGTCCCGGAGGCCCCGGCGCCGGATGCCGACACACCGGCCGACACGATCAAGACGCTGACCGCCAACGTCGCGGCGATGACTACCGAGGTCGAGGCGCTGCGACGGGACAACGCCGCACTGCGCAGGGAAAACCAGGGGCTGATGACGAGCCGGACCCAGATCGAGGAAAACGTCGCGACCCGTCTGAAGCGCGAGCTCCTTGCCAGAGAGAAGACTCAAGCCAATCGGGACCGTATCGACGCCGGGGTGCTCTCGTCGTTGACCGCGCGCGTCGACGCACTGGCCGAGTCGCTGTCGAAACCCCAAACCCTTGCACCTGCGAACGATATCCCGGTGGGGCTGGGGCTCGATGGATTAGGCCATGGCGCCGCCGATGAGATCCGTTGGATCGAGCCCCTGGATCATCAACCGGTGGGCCCGAAAAAAGACGCCAGGACGGGACCCGGAATGCTGCATCGGGTCACGCGCATCGCCGGTGGCTATCTGGACACCGCCACGACGAAAACGGGCGAAGTAGCGGGTGGTGTCGGCGAGCGCATCGAACGGGCGCGCACGCGGCCCGTCTACACGGTACCGCGCAATGCCACGCTGATCGGCTCGACGGCTATGACCGCGCTGGTCGGTCGTGTACCCGTGCAGGGGCAGGTGCGTGATCCGATGCCGTTCAAGATCATCACCGGCGCGGACAACCTGGCCGCCAACGGCCTGACCGTGCCGGGCGTGCAGGGCATGGTGTGGAGTGGCACAGCCGTCGGCGACTGGACACTCTCCTGCGTGACCGGGCGACTCGACTCGGTGACCTTCGTGTTCGACGACGGCACGATCCGCACCTTGTCTTCGGATGACCGGCAGGCGGGCAGTGGCGGCGCCGACGAGCCGCTCGGCTGGATCTCGGATGCGCAGGGCATCCCCTGCATCAGCGGCGCGCGCAAGACCAACGCCCCGGCGTTCCTGAGCCAACGGATCGGGGTAATGGCGATCCAGGCCGCCGCCCAAGCAGCGGCCGCAGCAGAGACCACGTCAGTGGTCAGCGATGCCGGTAGTGTCACCAACAGCGTAACTGGGGAGGCGGGTACCTACGTCCTCGGCAAGACCGTCGAAGGCGGCAGCAACGAGGTCGCCAAGTGGCTCCTGGAACGTCAGGCCCAGAGTTTCGACGCGGTGTTCGTGTCGGCCGGTACCCCGGTGGCCATCCACGTCGACCATGAACTCCCCATCGACCTCGACCCCATCGGCAGGAAATTGACCCATGCGACCACGACTCAAGCAAGTCACCGTACGTCTCTCGACTAG